The following proteins are encoded in a genomic region of Nymphalis io chromosome 16, ilAglIoxx1.1, whole genome shotgun sequence:
- the LOC126774514 gene encoding prolactin-releasing peptide receptor-like — MLSTYNGSFDDNSMIKYASAAMNLNGTSFVGGVLILTKTLTGESVEVIDEPKSNLTTDIIDVKIVQVAFCILYSIIFVLGVFGNVLVCYVVFRNRAMQTVTNLFITNLALSDILLCVFAVPLTPMYTFIGRWVFGRLLCHLMPYAQGTSVYISTLTLTSIAIDRFFVIIYPFHPRMKLNTCIFIIIFIWVFSLVVTCPYGLFMGIQITKNKTYCEESWPSDKSRKIFGVFTTVLQFLIPFLVIAICYTCVSLRLNDRARSKPGAKNTRREEADRDRKRRTNRMLISMVAIFGISWLPLNLINIFNDFYAQMTEWNYYYVSFFLAHSMAMASTCYNPFLYAWLNENFRKEFKQVLPFFESTGGVRNSYHSGRMPTHKADKICNGNETIQETLLASSFNRGPSIKQRILDGGKKDNGVEIENILLEEKNISATFQPKNENINLQLIDEESQISEPK, encoded by the coding sequence ATGCTGTCCACTTACAATGGCAGCTTCGATGATAATTCAATGATCAAATATGCGTCTGCTGCTATGAATCTGAACGGTACATCTTTCGTCGGGGGAGTCCTGATCTTGACAAAAACGCTAACAGGAGAATCAGTTGAAGTGATTGACGAACCTAAATCGAACCTAACAACCGATATCATCGATGTGAAAATTGTCCAAGTAGCTTTCTGCATTCTCTATTCCATAATATTCGTTCTTGGTGTGTTTGGAAACGTTCTGGTCTGCTATGTCGTCTTCCGAAATCGAGCGATGCAAACTGTTACGAATCTCTTCATTACGAACTTGGCTTTATCGGATATACTTCTCTGTGTTTTTGCTGTACCGTTGACTCCTATGTACACCTTTATTGGAAGATGGGTTTTTGGAAGACTACTATGCCATCTAATGCCATATGCTCAAGGAACTAGTGTCTATATTTCCACTCTAACTCTGACATCAATAGCTATAGACAGATTTTTTGTCATAATTTATCCCTTTCATCCAAGAATGAAGCTTAACACTTGCATattcatcataatatttatttgggtATTCTCTTTAGTGGTCACATGTCCTTATGGGCTTTTTATGGGGATTCagataacaaaaaacaaaacatattgtGAAGAGAGTTGGCCATCTGATAAGTCAAGAAAAATCTTTGGAGTCTTCACAACTGTGTTACAATTCCTTATACCATTTTTAGTTATAGCGATATGTTATACGTGCGTTAGTTTAAGATTGAACGACCGCGCTCGGTCGAAGCCAGGTGCTAAAAACACAAGAAGGGAAGAAGCAGACAGAGATAGGAAAAGAAGAACGAACAGGATGCTCATATCCATGGTCGCTATATTTGGCATATCTTGGTTgccattgaatttaataaatatatttaatgacttCTACGCTCAGATGACTGAgtggaattattattatgtctcCTTTTTTCTCGCACATTCTATGGCAATGGCATCGACATGTTATAATCCGTTCCTGTACGCATGGTTAAACGAGAATTTTAGAAAGGAGTTTAAGCAAGTACTACCTTTTTTTGAATCGACAGGAGGTGTACGGAACAGCTATCACTCAGGAAGAATGCCTACTCATAAAGCTGATAAAATATGCAATGGTAATGAAACAATACAAGAAACTTTATTAGCATCTTCTTTCAATAGAGGACCATCAATAAAACAACGAATATTAGACGGTGGAAAAAAAGATAATGGTGTTGAAATTGAAAACATCTTATTagaagagaaaaatatttcGGCAACGTTTCAACCTAAGAATGAGAATATTAATTTGCAGTTAATAGACGAAGAATCGCAAATTAGTGAACCGAAGTAA